A genomic window from Elaeis guineensis isolate ETL-2024a chromosome 3, EG11, whole genome shotgun sequence includes:
- the LOC105042383 gene encoding protein HEAT STRESS TOLERANT DWD 1, with product MVRSLKNPKKSKRKNKGSKKGESSSVPLAPAKVWQPGVDKLEEGEELQFDPSVYNYLRAFNVGWPCLSFDIVHDSLGLVRTEFPHTVYGIAGTQAEQASWNYIGIFKLSNIVGKKRELVPASSADNDTDMDSESSSDEDEDESDKSMQPVLELHKVAHQGGINRIRSMTQKPHICATWADTGHVQVWDFSSFLNALAESERDTSSGGNSLHRLSPIIKFGGHKDEGYAIDWSSVVPGRLVSGDCNNCIHLWEPSSETWNVDMSPFVGHAASVEDLQWSPTEADVFASCSVDGTIAIWDTRIGKSPAVSLKAHNTDVNVISWNRLASCMIASGSDDGAFSIHDLRLIKGDSLVAHFEYHKHPITSIEWSPHEASTLAVSSADHQLTIWDLSLEKDEEEEAEFKAKMKEQVNAPEDLPPQLLFVHQGQKDLKELHWHTQIPGMIISTAADGFNISMPANIDTTLPSGGA from the exons ATGGTTCGCAGTCTCAAGAACCCTaagaagagcaagagaaagaACAAG GGATCAAAGAAGGGTGAATCTTCTTCTGTGCCATTGGCACCTGCTAAG GTATGGCAGCCTGGTGTTGATAAgttagaagagggagaagagcttCAATTTGATCCTTCAGTATATAATTATCTTCGTGCATTTAATGTCGGGTGGCCTTGTTTGAG TTTTGACATAGTGCATGATTCATTGGGATTGGTCCGGACAGAGTTTCCACATACAGTATATGGCATTGCAGGGACCCAG GCTGAGCAAGCATCCTGGAATTATATTGGAATTTTCAAACTCTCCAATATAGTAGGAAAGAAGCGTGAATTAGTGCCTGCTTCATCTGCTGATAATGACACTGATATGGATAGTGAGAGTAGcagtgatgaagatgaagatgagagTGATAAATCTATGCAACCTGTTCTAGAG CTTCACAAGGTGGCTCATCAGGGTGGTATAAATCGCATTCGCTCGATGACACAAAAACCTCATATTTGCGCAACATGGGCTGATACTGGTCATGTGCAG GTCTGGGACTTCAGCTCGTTTCTTAATGCTTTAGCAGAATCTGAAAGAGACACGAGTAGTGGGGGTAATAGTTTACATCGGCTCTCTCCCATAATAAAATTTGGTGGACATAAAGATGAAGGCTATGCAATAGACTGGAGTTCTGTTGTTCCCGGAAGGCTTGTCTCTG GTGATTGCAATAATTGTATTCACCTATGGGAGCCCTCATCCGAAACATGGAATGTGGATATGAGTCCTTTTGTCGGGCATGCCGCAAGTGTGGAAGATTTACAA TGGAGTCCAACAGAAGCTGATGTTTTTGCCTCTTGCTCGGTGGATGGAACAATAGCAATATGGGATACCCGGATAGGAAAATCACCAGCAGTTTCTTTGAAGGCACATAACACCGATGTCAATGTTATTTCATGGAACCG GTTGGCTAGCTGTATGATAGCCTCTGGAAGTGATGATGGTGCTTTTTCAATTCATGATCTTAGATTGATCAAG GGGGACTCACTAGTGGCACACTTTGAGTATCACAAGCACCCCATCACATCCATTGAGTGGAGTCCTCATGAAGCATCTACCTTAGCTGTTTCATCTGCAGATCATCAGTTGAC GATATGGGACCTTTCATTAGAGAAGGATGAGGAAGAGGAGGCTGAATTCAAAGCCAAGATGAAGGAGCAAGTGAATGCCCCCGAAGATCTACCACCACAGCTCCTTTTTGTTCATCAG GGTCAAAAGGATTTGAAGGAATTGCACTGGCATACACAGATCCCAGGGATGATCATATCAACCGCAGCTGATGGCTTCAATATCTCGATGCCTGCTAATATTGATACCACCCTTCCATCAGGTGGTGCATAA